The DNA segment TATCCAAATGTGGTGGTGGCTCCCTTGCTGTTTGCTTCAATAGTGCTGTCTCGATCAGTTGTTGAACCAGCCCCTTCACACACAGGATAACACAGCAACCGATGGCCATCAGTGCTCCTTCTAGTTAAATGCATCAGGGATTCCAAGGAGTGGAGAGTTAAAATCATCGGCTTGGCCACATACTGCACAATGACTGAGACTGGCATACTTTGCAAAgcttttgggtttttgttttttacataaGCATTTGCATCAAAAGCCGCACTTATCAAATTTCTCACTATTACAAGAGCCCATATTTACTGTCTTTGGATTTGCAGTTTTAAAGGTCCAGCTGACTTCGATTCCCATTGTGTTCAAGGAATCTTACTGACCCTAGTCTAATGCATCCACAGCGCTTGTTCTTTAACTTTGACAGCTGTGTGGGACGTTAGCAGCACCTGGAACAGACCTTCCCAGCTTGGTTCCAGGGGTGGGTCTGAAAGAGATctaatatatacacataatctctttgtaaaatatgatttatcAAGCTGTCAAGGCCTTGGGCTCTTGTTCCTAGAACCAGTTTCTCTGTTTCCCAAAGCTATTTCTGCCCTGTTGGACAATCTTTACAATCAAGGGAGCTCCCTGGTTGGAGGATATTGTTGCGCTAACCCCAAACCTTGGAATAATCTCCTGCAACAATACCTCGGCTACTtctttggctttgcagagggaaTGCTTCTGGCCACCCTGGAAAGGTATTGGTTTCAACTAGCATATAACAAAAccctccttttttcctggtagttccaaacaaaaaacaatttgccattgttgccctggaaggttccctttcctaATAGGCCCCACTtgtaccctgttcctggtactagATTGCGCAATTACTTTCTACTGTTTGTCCCCTCAGTATGTTTCAATATGTTCCCTTAGAACCAACTTCCATAAAGTACTAAAGGGCACAACAGCGTGTCCATCTGGGTACGCACCCATCTGTCAGCtagctctcttcccttctaaatcattaattagattcccGTCCCCTCTAAAATGCTCCACAGgctgactcaggttcagagatTTGAAGTTTAccatctggaattaaagccaGTTCTGCtatctcttttccttcaactGCCTGTTTTGCCACCTGATCCCTATcatatttccagtttcctggACAGTGTCACCTTTCTGATGTCCATCACAGTGTATAACagccacgctctttggtagATATACACCGTGCtcaatttgttttccctgtgtgtGAGCACtccttgctctttccagatgGTACCATAAGTGTGTGCCACCCCAAATGCATatttagcatctgtccatacGTTTAAGGCTATTTTAGACCTCTTAGTGGAAGTCCCTACAGGTAACGGTTGTACTCTGATTACCTgctcagtagcagttactgcatatcctgccttacggttcCTTTGTCTCACTAAACTGCTTCTGTCGATGAATGCAGGAATCCTCAGCATCATCTGGTAGTTCCTTCTTTAGGTCTGGCCCACTGGCACAGACAGTCTCCATGCAGTCACACAGTGCCGGCTCGAAGGTAGCTCTGCGTTGGTGTCCTGGGAGCCCAGcaaattgcttccttccttctctttgatcagttgagctttctgttgagaaacttgataaccATCTAAGCCAAGAAATGCATCAAACTCACAGTACACTGCACACAGTACACTGCACACAGTCCTCTGTGCTTACTGGGCacccacatgctgcagtaaagttccaccctgggatggaggaacccatgTCTTGGGCTCACAAGCCGACTGGCTCTCAcaaatcattgggctgttctcacaaccctgcgtaacactgtccaggttaactgacGCTTTTCTCCCCATTCTGGGGGtctcctattcaaaggcaaataaccttaggcttcctttggccaaaccaggcagaaaaggcatccttcaaatccagaaggtaaactccacctactccttccctaacttagttaataaagtgtatggatttgccactaCAGACtgtatacattcaacaattctattccttgccctcaaatcttgtactaaactatagcacttgctctccaatttttcatcagcaagattggagtactgtatttggattcacattcaattagtaatccaaaatccaaaagttacctagtttttcttttatccttctacagttgcatatcctcaaagggcactgctttaccctgactgagCTAGcactagctcttgcttttaacttaggGCTGCAGTTTGTCTCTACCAGCCATCCCTGgtacccacactcctaagcatactttatttaagatttctgtaacttctgggggtacaacatggtttttctcagtttgtattaaagccagacttacaatttgCCATCAGTtaatcttgtttgacccttagctccagttttattgaatttaatctctgcatccatttgttctaataagtcttgccagggtaacggttttggagaacctggcatgtacaaggatttatgtattcctacttattttctcagcctatatttaattgatcccaaaaggtaagctttttcttgttgggcagtagctcctactactgttaCAAAAACCATCTacgggtggtaagaggcacccgtacccaccagaaaataaacctctttatccttcTCCCCTAGCTGTAGTTTAAACAGCGGATCTGCTACGGaaaacttcccaggttcccatcatccAGCTTCTGTGATCAGAGATGGTTCCCTCGTTCCCTCTCACTCAGCTTGATAGGATTTCTCCACCAGTGTCCCATTTCCCCGCAGTTTGTGGGGCAGAGCCCTCCCTGGGCTcttccagcccccccccctccccccacctcttcctgaagggacctctgggtcctatgGCCCTGCTCTATTGCAGCAAcagtagcagctgctgttgttcttcCCAATCTCCTccctatctctgttcctcaggcAGTTCTTCCCTACCACTCATCTCTCTTCAATcctgacatccctgttacaccttgctcatctctgccttcctcagccttgtctttcccaaacctttttcactttccaaactctcatcgTTACATGAACTACTAACATCATATTTCAGCATCATCTAGCACTGGGATTtcgggtttcctagatctctgcagatgaaggctattctcattTCCAGTGCCCCGTCCTCTCCACCCCCCCTTCACAAATAGCACTGTTTACAGCAGCAGTCTCCGGCCCTGGCTCCCTTTCTCATTCCAAGTTCTGCTCATGGGGGTCCCTTCAAAACCCACGAATCAAACACCCTCCAGTTCCCACAAACACCCAATACTTGGTCTCATGATTAGAATACTCACTTAGAAAAACTGGTCCCGCTACTTCATATCTCTTCCCAGTTTCTCATTTGATGTTCCCTCTGTCTCACCCACAACGTCTCTCCTGTGAGCCAAAATACAACCCAGGGAGTCATTTCTGGTATCTTCTTAGACACCCCTTGTCCCATAACAGCTTCTTAATAATACTTTCACACCACAAACAGTTAACAGTCACAAAGACAGTGACAATAACCAGGACAGTTTATCCTCAggatccttcctctctccacctCCCCACAGGACCCGACCTTTCTTCTGTACTCCTTTCCCActcttgcacagctgcccaccgAATTGCACCTCCTTCTTCTCCAGTAAACAACATACCCATGAGAAACATCATTGCCATCCCTGAGAGGAAATTAGGCTCCACAAATTGATCTAACTGTTCTGCTCCTCTTACAGGATCCTCAGTTaaggaattcatttccttttggaaattcCTAACCTCTCTGCTAGTCAAAAGGGGGAGACCCCCTGGACACCCCAAGACCCCTCCAGGacatctccagacccttctggatTAATCCAATGACCCTCTAGATCCACTTGGGGACACCCTGGCCACCCCAGGACCCTTCTGGGACACCTCTAGTTCCTTCTGGATGACTCCAGTGCTGGAcaggggggttgtgggggggaagaaaagggttAGTGGGGCTTCCATGGGGTGGAAGGAAAGTCGGGGTGGAGAGGAGGGTTGCGGGGAATCTAGGAGGGAAGGTGTGAATGGGACTTctgtggggtggaaagggggtctggaggtggagggaggcgtgaaagggagaaactgaggggttctggggggcttctatggggtggaaaagAGGTCTGGGGGCAAAGAGAGGGAGTTGTGgggtggaaaaagagggaaaagaggcttCTGTGGGTACAACGGGGGACTGGGGGTGGTGTGGAGCATTGTGGAGGGGAACTTAGGGagttgagggggggggggcaatggggcttCTGTAGGGCAGAAAGGGGAGTCTGGGAGCGGACAGGGGGGTtgtgtctggggaaaaaagggtGAGTGGGGTCTCTATTCAGAGGAAAAGGGGCctgggggtggagagggggtgGCAGGGGGAAGCTGGGGGGTTGTgaggggcttctatggggtggaaagggagTCTGGGGGAGATCTTGGGGGGTTTTGGAGCGGGAAGGGAGGAATGGGGTCTCTAAGGTGTTGAAAGAGTGTCTGAAGTGGGAAAGGGGTGAACAGAGTCTCTAAGAGGCAGAAAGAGCATCTGGGGGAGGAGTGAGGGGTGGGACAGGAGAGTCAGAGGTTGTGGGGGGATTCTATTGGACAGAAAGGGGGTCTGGCTggaggggactggggggcaaAATGGGGGACTGGATACCAGGGGACAGGGAGGAgggcacggggtgggggggggagggagagggggaggtaCAGGGGACTTTGGGAGTCAGAAAAAAGGGGtcaggaggtgggggggaagggaggacagGAGGCCCTGTGGAGTAAAATAGAGGGGAGTGGGGGGTGGGGCGGGGGACAGGGGACACCAGAGATCAGAATAGTGGACTAGGGAGGGaacggggggaggggaggggacggACCCTGGGGATCAGAATGGGAAATGGGTGGACACGGAGGGAAGGCActgaggggaaggggggaaaaggacTCAAGTGGTCAGAATGAGGGAACTAGAGGATGGGGACTGGGTGTAAACCTAGGGGACAGACAAAGGCCCTGGGGGGCCGTTGTGGGCGGCCCAtggcggggggagaggggggacaCAGGGCACCTCCTGCCCCCGGGCAGAGGCCCTGAGGACCACAAAGGCCCCACGGGGCCAACACAGAGCGAGCGGCACGCGGCCCCCCACCCTCTTAGCCCCGGCACATGaaccgacccccccccccccccgcccaaAAACACCCACCTGTAGAAGCTGAGGCGgcgcccggagccgccccgcgGCGTTGGAGCACTGcggagcacagcaggacaaCCTCGAGGCCGCCGCCTCACCCGGGCGCAAGGCGATGACGTCACAGCGTGGGACGACGCGCCATGGCAGCATCCAAAGGGGACAGCCGCGCTGAAGCGCGGCTGTTATGGATACACAGCCACGCGTGCGCCGTCGTCACGCGGACGGCTGTACGCCGTGCCATGAATGAGGGCGCGCCGTCGCCGTCGCAACGCAGCTGAGTGACGTCCTGGCAGATAGAACAAACCAGGTGTGAGCACTGTCTTTCCAAAGTTACACTGAAGCCGTTGGAGGAAAGGTCGGACCTCAGGCCTTCCCGCGGCACCAACTACTGACGGCGGATTTGCTCAcagatccttcacagctgtttcaaagaaccattctgtgattctatgatcttccaggacccttccaagcCACACCATCCTGTGGTTCTATCATCTTCCAGGACTCTTCCAAcacaaagccattctatggttctgtgatcactAAGGAACCTCCCAAGCCACGCCGTCCTGcagttctatgatcttccaggaccctcctgTGCGGGTGATGTCACAATGATGTGATGACCTCACAGAGGCCCTGGGGtggggcaggggcagtgggTCAGCGCTGAACCTGCCTGCCTCATTTTGCGGTTGGTTCTGGTCCAGCGAGGAGCTGTGCGAGTGGTGCAGCAATGCGGGCCCAGTTTGCCAGCGGGACATTAACAGATCTGCAGCGTGTGAatctgctggaggagctgctgcaggtgagctctgggtgcacagacacagaagggcCAGCGGGGCGAGCTGCCGGCTGGAGggcaccctgcccatggcatggcagcagagggccggGCACCTCCGGCGGGATGCAAAGCTGTTGGCAGCACCTCGGTGCCAACGccgctcctctcccctcccacagGCTCATGAGCGCGCCGTGGAGAAGCGCAAGGCTGAGGCCAGGGAATCCTTGATGAAGGTGAGCAGATGTCCCCTCGTGTGGgtctgcagctcctccatggaggaggcaggaggggagtgtggcatggagctgctgtcAGATGGAGCTTCGTGAGAGCGTCGGTGCCCTGATGGccgctccccttcccctttcctgcagGATGCCCAGCAAATACGGGCAGAAAGAACAGCTGCCAGGAAGGAGGATCTGGAGCAGGTAGGGTGGAGCTGGGGCTCGTcctcagagctcagtgcactcaCAGCTTTGGCTCTGTGGGAGGACCTTGGTCCCCATCCCTCGGGTCCGTGGGGCCCAGCGCAGCCACCCCACATGGCACAGCCAttgtctttgcaggagaagcagtTCATTGCCCAGCTGGAAGATCAGCTGAAGGCTGAGACAGAGGAGATCGAGGTAGCGTGGAGGGGCgaggggatgggggctgcctGACCCCAGGTGGGGACCTGGAGGGCAACTGCAGCAGGCATGGGCACTCACGCTTTTGTCTGCCAGGTGCTGCGCCAGGAAAGACAGCGCCTGCAAGAGGAGcgggaggagctggagctggagggtgCCTGGTGAGTGGCTCTGGGCCTCTGCAGCACCTGGGGCAGCAACgagactgcagtgctgctgggcttgggGCTTGGGTTTCAGTTGGGCACATGGTGTGACAGAGCAGCCCGACCCCAGCCCGGGGGTGGGCACGCACTGCTGGGGAGCCCGCGTGCTGACAGAGGCCGGCACCCTCCAAGCAGGCCTTGTTCcctacaggcagcagcatcagctggagctggaggcagcccacgtgcctggggctgtgctgccggaGCTGGTGGAAGCAGAGCTGGTAAGGGGCAGAGCCCAGCGCACCCTCACCCTGTCCGACAAGGTTCTCCTCGGGgacagggctccctgcagcgctgcagctgtgctgctgcgcTGCCGGGCTGCCACTGTCCTGCACGAGCCccggctgtgcagcagggcctgACCAGTGCCCCTGCCCCATCTTCACCTACAGGAGAAGGCTGAGCGGGCGAGGAGACGTGGGCTCGCCTTCTGGATGAAGTAAGTATCCCCTCATTGCCCTGTGCCCAGCCGGCAGCAGCCGGGCTCCCGGCAGTGGGCTGATGGCCTGGACCCCGCTGCAGCCGGCGCGGCTCCCGGGTGTCCCCTTTggcgctgtgtggggctgtgctgccgtggGGTCGGAACGCCTCATTCCTGGCCCTCTTTTGCCCCCCAGGATGATCTGCCTCATCTTTgtcagcctccagctgctgctcgtTACCGTgttgggctgtgcagtgctgtacgCCCAGAACTATGACCAGGAGCTGTTGTATCGGCTCCTGCTGCGAGTGCTGCCCCAGGCAATGTACGCTTCCCTGGCGTACTTTGCGAGCAGGAGCCTGCGTGTGGtctgtgatgggctgctgcccatctgaCCGCCCCTCTCAGTCCCCCCTCCCAGCTCGGGGCTGCGCGGTGGGGCGCGGCGAGAGGGCTCTGTCCCCACGGAAGGGGCCtctcctgtgctcctgcccccaggggcgcagaggcacagctgtggggcagtgccagcaggcgGCTGAGTGCCaccactttggacttacaaATAAGTTGTACTGTCGTCGTGAGTCGTCAGctgaacaccaccacctccgACGACCCATCAGGCTGAAGATCTGCACCTGACACCAGGACGTGGCTTCTTGGATTCTTTGAGTCTTCGTAGCACC comes from the Gallus gallus isolate bGalGal1 chromosome 32 unlocalized genomic scaffold, bGalGal1.mat.broiler.GRCg7b 32_unloc1, whole genome shotgun sequence genome and includes:
- the LOC112531367 gene encoding uncharacterized protein LOC112531367 isoform X1, whose protein sequence is MRAQFASGTLTDLQRVNLLEELLQAHERAVEKRKAEARESLMKDAQQIRAERTAARKEDLEQVGWSWGSSSELSALTALALWEDLGPHPSGPWGPAQPPHMAQPLSLQEKQFIAQLEDQLKAETEEIEVLRQERQRLQEEREELELEGAWQQHQLELEAAHVPGAVLPELVEAELEKAERARRRGLAFWMKMICLIFVSLQLLLVTVLGCAVLYAQNYDQELLYRLLLRVLPQAMYASLAYFASRSLRVVCDGLLPI
- the LOC112531367 gene encoding apical junction molecule-like isoform X2 is translated as MRAQFASGTLTDLQRVNLLEELLQAHERAVEKRKAEARESLMKDAQQIRAERTAARKEDLEQEKQFIAQLEDQLKAETEEIEVLRQERQRLQEEREELELEGAWQQHQLELEAAHVPGAVLPELVEAELEKAERARRRGLAFWMKMICLIFVSLQLLLVTVLGCAVLYAQNYDQELLYRLLLRVLPQAMYASLAYFASRSLRVVCDGLLPI